From the Tetrapisispora phaffii CBS 4417 chromosome 10, complete genome genome, one window contains:
- the IOC2 gene encoding Ioc2p (similar to Saccharomyces cerevisiae IOC2 (YLR095C); ancestral locus Anc_8.278) encodes MSRGRRSRSQAQIEEPAEVETRPRTVKKSKNTFSWENYVDEEVLIQLNKLPEPTNLLTQLDSQDWYAELKVTWEYQYFLGWLYNVCDSYITIVNHTTNNSTPGPNGTNKRNILWKDVKFDELTFLQDFINELENIASDPSFNEYGSNDDSTDSNEASDNISLYSLIRLKLLRQISNNKSAALEDWDLIMNHNLQIEDKQVYFDQLSVLQKFKMFYQIIKVIERKNLSFKNYIFTNVDILELFEFNEIIIEENKQSLLILPSIGVIVEKNLKPTVENPELRVPLKLRNCIMKYEDEDSSSVDIVSLDYSEEIDAYLQNFKWEFKVVTSDWGSFIEYMDKLHSENNEVFGFVSPFINAYMDHIVYTRKQFAQREKARAMSELLTRRKRSTRLVAREEETKKKEIENEWETKLDDRELYLKHKHRIVAKYAKTLKDIIWNQLWINFNKDFKISKLKKKDNEMQVTEAITGSQYEGLNCNDVSVIEHGESFKNNVINLSEVIDKDIPLAESSIVREIPADLLISETEIDTIINQGIQASVSKADDPSWLFQCPTCQFVDEEDPATFNKVIKIIKSDEDIVSLLYNRPLICCDLCSRWQHWECQRSEFVELLSWAHTSKNKELHILTQRDLGAVTLDKQNLGSRRSTRKQNTDETNPAYIRPTDIRKPFDDRSVFICTICSSKLEDDLRKIFIPELKAVRNKERKQQENKEKRRKLKEEQKRLKLLQETNNVANNTVSPSTESQTIIDTYTSATVPQTQINTISANSTNISFVPSTEVIPDSNQTTMSLQEEIKSTDN; translated from the coding sequence ATGTCAAGAGGTAGAAGATCAAGATCACAGGCTCAGATTGAGGAGCCTGCAGAAGTTGAAACAAGACCTAGAACAGtgaaaaaatcaaaaaatacttTCTCATGGGAAAATTATGTTGATGAAGAAgttttaattcaattgaacaAATTACCGGAACcaacaaatttattaacaCAGTTGGATTCCCAAGATTGGTACGCTGAACTAAAAGTAACTTGggaatatcaatattttctagGGTGGCTGTATAATGTTTGTGATTCATATATTACAATTGTTAATCATACGACAAATAATTCCACACCAGGTCCAAATGGAACTAATAagagaaatattttatggAAGGATGtaaaatttgatgaattgaCTTTTCTTCAGgattttattaatgaacTTGAAAATATAGCATCTGACCCatcatttaatgaatatgGAAGTAATGATGATTCAACCGATTCAAATGAGGCAAGtgataatatatcattatatagTCTTATCAGGcttaaattattaagaCAAATTTCAAACAATAAATCAGCTGCATTGGAAGATTGGGATCTCATAATGAATCATAATTTGCAGATAGAAGATAAACAAGTTTATTTTGACCAGTTAAGCgttttacaaaaatttaaaatgttctatcaaattataaaagtcatagaaagaaaaaatctttcttttaaaaattatatattcacTAATGTCGATATATTAGAgctttttgaatttaatgaaattattatagaAGAAAACAAACAATCATTATTGATTTTACCTTCAATTGGCGTaattgttgaaaaaaatttaaaaccaACCGTAGAAAACCCAGAACTAAGAGTTCCATTAAAATTAAGGAATTGTATTATGAAGtatgaagatgaagattcCTCTTCAGTAGATATCGTTAGCTTAGACTATtctgaagaaattgatgcTTATCtacaaaatttcaaatgGGAATTTAAAGTTGTTACAAGTGATTGGGGATCCTTCATCGAATATATGGACAAATTACATTCCGAGAATAACGAAGTCTTTGGGTTCGTCTCACCTTTCATAAATGCATATATGGATCACATTGTTTATACTCGCAAACAATTTGCACAAAGAGAAAAAGCAAGAGCAATGTCTGAATTGTTAACAAGAAGGAAAAGATCTACCAGATTAGTGGcaagagaagaagaaacaaagaaaaaagaaattgaaaatgaatgGGAAACTAAACTGGACGACAGAGAATTATACTTAAAACATAAACATAGAATTGTTGCAAAATATGCTAAAACATTGAAAGACATTATATGGAATCAACTGTGGATAAATTTTAACaaagatttcaaaataagtaaattaaagaaaaaggaTAATGAAATGCAAGTAACAGAAGCTATTACTGGTTCCCAATATGAAGGTTTGAATTGTAACGATGTTAGCGTAATTGAACATGGtgaatcttttaaaaataatgtaattaatttatcagaGGTTATAGATAAAGACATACCGCTTGCAGAATCTAGTATTGTTAGGGAAATACCTGCAGACCTTTTGATATCAGAAACAGAAATTGATACAATAATTAATCAGGGTATACAAGCATCTGTCAGTAAGGCAGACGATCCTTCATGGCTTTTTCAATGTCCTACTTGTCAATTCGTGGATGAAGAAGATCCTGCAACATTTAACAAAGTCatcaaaataatcaaatcaGATGAAGACATTGTTTCCCTATTATATAACAGACCATTGATTTGTTGTGATCTCTGTTCTAGATGGCAACATTGGGAATGTCAACGCTCTGAGTTTGTTGAATTACTATCTTGGGCTCACACGTCGAAAAATAAAGAGCTTCATATATTAACACAAAGGGATCTTGGAGCTGTAACATTAGATAAACAGAACCTTGGTAGTAGGAGATCTACAAGAAAACAGAATACAGATGAAACTAACCCAGCTTATATTAGGCCAACTGATATTAGAAAACCATTTGATGATCGTTCAGTTTTTATATGTACTATCtgttcttcaaaattagaagatgatttacgaaaaatattcatacCAGAATTAAAAGCAGTTAGaaacaaagaaagaaaacaacaagaaaataaagaaaaaaggagaaaattaaaagaagaacaaaaacGTTTGAAATTGTTACAGGAAACTAATAATGTTGCTAATAACACTGTTTCGCCTTCTACTGAATCGCAAACTATAATCGACACGTATACCAGTGCAACCGTGCCACAAACTCAGATAAATACAATATCAGCAAATTCAACCAATATTTCATTCGTACCATCGACAGAAGTGATACCAGATTCTAATCAAACTACTATGTCAttacaagaagaaattaaaagtaCTGATAATTAA
- the TPHA0J00820 gene encoding KIN1/KIN2 family serine/threonine-protein kinase (similar to Saccharomyces cerevisiae KIN1 (YDR122W) and KIN2 (YLR096W); ancestral locus Anc_8.279) gives MSEHTDDYHVNTKFRIGAGAVTRMSNSKGKTALGVPLTPNTPDNVQISPNINTGNFNQYNDYQNTPTNVAKATPRMMGSRNVSTSNTIGNDQYQRQQQQQQSGQPLMPPVDLNNSNNNASSHSANSNNTRPVQKHKSRSQEPPKQFHRKSLGDWDFLETVGAGSMGKVKLARHHKTNEVCAIKIVNRATKSFLQKEASLPPPKSEEEALERQKNLEKEISRDKRTIREASLGQILYHPHICRLFEICTMSNHFYMLFEYVSGGQLLDYIIQHGSLREHHARKFTRGIASALQYLHGNNIVHRDLKIENIMISTSGDIKIIDFGLSNLYDSKKQLNTFCGSLYFAAPELLKANPYVGPEVDIWSFGVVLYVLACGKVPFDDENSSVLHEKIKQGKVDYPQHLSIEVISLLSKMLVVDPKKRASLQQIVNHPWMTRGFDTKAPSYLPLRVPMSIDMINHNVVKEMFELEFIDDIEQSMNKLKSIVTDPAYVELSNSYWQQRQIYERTVSKDLSYFDDPTRAFHPLLSIYYLVDEMLRNKLKKLQRKQMVLQKQKQQELQQLEAQKQQLQNQAHMPELNVQAVNNKPEVSASVQYMKQKTETFEPTSVKTPTIAFHGKFIESTKQERQPLNVVIPPKIVIPEQAHTSPTSRKASDCTTGDLDYALSPHTELLTDVEPRINSTQVQPPAEQDDKSTFGGIFRRLSQRRSSITRTTNQQQTSTAQKMQPQLQIKLSNEGTRNPGRKTHQRTYSEHVPTVNRVPSFSSARNNFANKQASAATRINTNASPVRSSSHRQDNNLPALPSNAEHILQQQRANEMDQSNEQLTRDTLNIQKVRNNNSNNNRDDPQNILDVGSEVDDVAKPLANENYAKGRVLHPSARAKSVGHARRESLKFSRPPVPPNVQENYNSEYADDNYKNNHLASSAKATNQDEMNMLNIVKTPSYIRELTDQEILDEASKAPVGSMPSIDYPRSLFLKGFFSVQTTSSKPLPIVRYKIISVLKRMDISFTEVKGGFVCVQNPLNIITTEKSNHLNPPQDSAAQHFLQPPAATHRRISSVTPQISVRRQPSVKYSNQPTIPASPIGLNMEENRRSISSSLNAANFGRADSIGGHSGNTGGNSEDMSTASLDYVNEEDILTTSRVQDMNKVINYNSQAKQASQAEDDDVHAIDYSSKEKPPIKFEIYIVKVRIVGLAGVHFKKVSGNTWMYKELASHILSELNL, from the coding sequence ATGTCTGAGCACACTGATGACTATCATGTCAATACAAAATTTAGGATAGGCGCAGGTGCAGTCACAAGGATGTCTAATTCGAAGGGTAAGACCGCACTGGGGGTTCCATTAACACCAAATACACCAGATAATGTACAGATTTCTCCAAATATTAATACTGGTAATTTTAATCAATACAATGACTATCAAAATACTCCTACTAATGTGGCAAAAGCTACACCAAGAATGATGGGTTCAAGGAACGTATCCACTTCAAACACTATAGGCAACGATCAGTACCAAAGAcagcagcaacagcaacaatCTGGGCAACCATTGATGCCGCCCGTTGACttaaataatagtaataacaATGCCAGTAGTCATAGCGCCAATTCCAATAACACAAGGCCAGTACAAAAACATAAAAGTAGGAGCCAGGAACCACCAAAGCAGTTCCATAGAAAATCGCTCGGGGATTGGGACTTTTTAGAAACGGTAGGGGCAGGTTCCATGGGTAAAGTCAAGTTGGCAAGACATCATAAAACAAATGAAGTTTGTGCAATCAAAATTGTAAATAGGGCAACAAAATCCTTTTTACAAAAGGAAGCATCTTTGCCACCACCTAAatctgaagaagaagcatTAGAACGACAGAAAAACCtcgaaaaagaaatatcgAGAGATAAAAGAACAATTAGAGAAGCATCCTTGGGCCAAATATTGTACCATCCACATATTTGCCGGTTATTCGAAATTTGCACAATGTCAAACCATTTTTACATGTTATTCGAATATGTATCTGGTGGGCAACTAttagattatattattcaacACGGTTCATTAAGAGAACATCATGCTAGAAAATTTACAAGAGGTATTGCATCTGCGTTACAATATTTACATGGAAACAACATCGTTCATAGAGATTTGAAGATAGAGAATATTATGATCTCGACATCTGGTgacattaaaattattgattttggtCTATCCAATCTTTACGATAGTAAGAAACAACTAAATACATTTTGTGgttctttatattttgctGCACCAGAATTGTTAAAAGCAAATCCTTATGTTGGTCCTGAAGTCGATATTTGGTCCTTTGGTGTCGTTTTATATGTTTTAGCATGTGGTAAAGTTCCTTTTGACGACGAAAACTCAAGTGTTTTACATGAGAAAATAAAGCAAGGGAAAGTTGATTATCCACAACACTTGTCTATCGAggttatttcattattatcaaaaatgcTGGTAGTAGACCCTAAGAAAAGAGCTTCACTTCAGCAAATAGTTAATCATCCATGGATGACAAGAGGTTTCGATACAAAAGCACCATCATATTTACCACTTAGAGTTCCTATGAGTATAGATATGATAAATCATAATGTTGTAAAAGAAATGTTCGAATTAGAATTTATAGATGATATTGAACAAAGCATGAATAAGTTAAAATCCATCGTAACAGATCCTGCGTATGTGGAATTATCGAACTCTTACTGGCAGCAAAGACAAATATATGAAAGAACTGTTTCCAAAGATTTATCGTATTTTGACGATCCTACTAGAGCATTCCatccattattatcaatatattatttagttGATGAAATGCTAAggaataaattaaagaaattacaaAGGAAGCAAATGGTGTTGCAGAAACAAAAGCAACAAGAATTACAACAACTGGAAGCTCAAAAGCAACAGTTACAGAATCAAGCGCATATGCCTGAACTAAATGTTCAAGcagtaaataataaaccaGAAGTCTCAGCAAGCGTGCAATATATGAAACAGAAAACAGAAACATTTGAGCCTACATCGGTAAAAACACCTACAATAGCCTTTCATGggaaatttattgaaagtACTAAACAAGAAAGACAGCCACTGAATGTCGTGATACCTCCTAAAATTGTTATACCAGAACAAGCTCATACATCTCCAACCTCAAGAAAGGCTTCGGATTGTACTACTGGTGATTTAGATTATGCTTTATCACCTCACACCGAACTACTGACTGATGTAGAGCCTCGTATTAACTCTACACAAGTTCAGCCACCTGCAGAACAGGATGATAAATCAACATTTGGTGGTATATTCAGGAGACTATCTCAACGTCGTTCTAGTATAACACGAACTACTAATCAACAACAAACATCAACCGCACAAAAGATGCAACCTCAATTACAGATTAAATTATCGAATGAAGGTACTCGCAATCCAGGCAGGAAAACACATCAACGTACATACTCAGAACATGTTCCTACTGTCAATAGAGTACCTTCTTTCAGTTCTGCAAGAAATAATTTCGCTAATAAACAAGCTAGCGCAGCTACTAGAATTAATACCAATGCATCACCGGTGAGATCAAGTTCACACAGAcaagataataatttgCCTGCATTACCTTCAAATGCAGAACATATTTTGCAACAGCAACGGGCTAATGAAATGGACCAAAGTAACGAGCAATTAACTCGTGACACCTTAAATATTCAGAAAGTTCGTAATAACaacagtaataataatagagATGATCCACAGAATATTTTAGATGTTGGTAGTGAAGTTGATGACGTTGCAAAACCCTTAGCTAATGAAAATTATGCTAAGGGTAGAGTATTACACCCAAGTGCAAGGGCAAAATCTGTTGGTCATGCTCGTCGTGAGTCGTTGAAATTTTCCAGGCCCCCCGTTCCTCCAAACGTTCAAGAGAACTATAATAGTGAATATGCTGATGacaattacaaaaataatcatCTTGCTAGTTCAGCTAAAGCTACTAATCAAGATGAGATGAATATGTTGAATATTGTCAAAACACCTTCCTATATTCGTGAATTGACTGATCAAGAAATTTTAGACGAAGCTTCCAAGGCACCAGTTGGTTCAATGCCATCTATTGATTATCCTCGTTCATTATTCTTAAAAGGTTTTTTTTCAGTTCAAACAACTTCTTCAAAGCCATTACCAATTGTtagatataaaattatttctgTGTTAAAACGTATGGATATTAGCTTTACAGAAGTTAAAGGTGGTTTCGTCTGTGTTCAAAACCCtcttaatattattactacCGAGAAATCAAACCATCTAAATCCACCTCAGGATTCTGCTGCTCAACACTTTTTGCAACCACCTGCTGCAACGCATAGAAGAATCTCATCAGTTACTCCACAAATATCAGTTAGACGTCAACCATCTGTCAAGTACAGCAACCAACCAACTATTCCAGCTAGCCCAATTGGTTTGAACATGGAGGAGAATAGAAGAAGTATTTCATCTTCACTAAACGCCGCAAATTTTGGCAGAGCCGATTCAATTGGTGGCCATTCGGGCAATACTGGTGGTAACTCAGAAGATATGTCTACTGCTTCCTTAGACTACGTAAACGAAGAAGATATATTGACCACTTCAAGAGTTCAAGATATGAATAAAGTGATAAATTATAACTCACAAGCAAAGCAAGCTTCTCAAGCAGAGGATGATGATGTTCATGCAATCGATTACTCTTCGAAGGAAAAACCTccaattaaatttgaaatatacaTTGTCAAAGTTCGTATTGTTGGTTTAGCTGGTGTGCACTTTAAGAAAGTATCTGGTAATACCTGGATGTATAAGGAACTGGCGTCTCATATATTATctgaattaaatttatag
- the INO2 gene encoding Ino2p (similar to Saccharomyces cerevisiae INO2 (YDR123C); ancestral locus Anc_8.280) gives MHTANNFFELINGSTNKDDDFDLGIDFDTAYNIFKEEFSLDAENANNNLFNNIASPVRNEVPPLEETLVEPPSNSKLPETPIANEETLDLHIKEILNHGNTNIQTPALLTTIESSAIENFLESVMTSNPSPPSFNHHVVREPHVSPALTTLSHIHTPSLPHDDYRNVGLELSPIITRPNEIPFIVPPNTFVATNSKIHNIYAKYSSFETSQEVPVENLQTSTDFEEILTRNKLDFKESDVLQPFYAPGNLYLPELRISDSEVPLHIKEDTETVKKWKHVEAEKKRRNLIKRAFDNLISIMNVSKNDDNNTLDSDANIYLTTSGKVSKRVPKHIQLRRIVHDIKLITKANEKLEHMLKNDIIEIITYNIN, from the coding sequence ATGCATACTGCTAATAATTTCTTCGAATTGATTAATGGATCAACTAATAAAGATGACGATTTTGATTTAGGAATTGATTTCGATACAGCttataatatctttaaagaagaattttCATTAGATGCCGAAAATGCTAATAATAACCTATTTAACAATATTGCTTCTCCAGTCAGAAACGAAGTGCCACCACTAGAAGAAACTCTGGTCGAACCTCCTtccaattcaaaattaCCTGAAACTCCAATTGCAAATGAAGAAACATTAGACTTAcatattaaagaaattttaaatcatGGCAATACAAATATTCAAACCCCAGCTCTATTGACTACTATTGAATCATctgcaattgaaaatttcttAGAAAGCGTAATGACATCAAACCCATCTCCACCATCATTTAATCACCATGTGGTTCGCGAACCACACGTTTCGCCAGCTTTAACTACTTTATCTCATATCCATACTCCTTCTTTGCCACACGATGATTACAGAAATGTTGGTCTGGAATTATCACCAATTATAACTAGACCAAACGAGATTCCTTTCATAGTCCCCCCGAACACATTTGTTGctacaaattcaaaaattcataACATTTATGCAAAATATTCCAGTTTTGAAACTTCTCAGGAGGTTCCAGTGGAAAATTTGCAGACATCAACCGACTTCGAAGAGATTTTAACTAGAAATAAACTGGATTTCAAAGAGTCTGATGTCCTCCAACCTTTCTACGCACCTggtaatttatatttaccTGAATTAAGAATCTCGGATTCAGAAGTTCCCCTCCATATCAAAGAAGATACCGAAACAGTTAAGAAATGGAAACACGTAGAAGCtgagaagaaaagaagaaacttAATTAAACGAGCTTTcgataatttaatttcaataatgaatGTGTccaaaaatgatgataataacaCATTAGACAGCGATGccaatatttatttaacaaCAAGCGGGAAAGTATCAAAAAGAGTTCCTAAACATATTCAATTGAGAAGAATTGTCCatgatataaaattaattacaAAGGCAAATGAAAAGTTGGAGCACATGCTGAAAAACGATATTATAGAAATAATtacatataatattaattag
- the TPHA0J00840 gene encoding cytosine permease (similar to Saccharomyces cerevisiae FCY22 (YER060W-A); ancestral locus Anc_7.241): MSSLNQYEMDIEKRPEKSEAHYLKSLSSKNSNEDLIHRHVHSLTDDDSSSIEIANDVFETKLSWYNRFIGGLNAETHGIEPIPDEMRNDTSLLNAASMWFSANMVLPAYALGALGPLVFGLNFGTSVLVIIFFNMLGLLSVAYFSLFGIELGLRQMVLSRYLLGNVTARIFATINTIACVGWGIVNTVAAAQLLNLVNSGSGHNLPLWAGCLLIIAITLIVTFFGYKVIHTYEKWSWVPNFAIFLVILARLARSGHFVNTEWGSGATVAGSVLSFGCSVFGFAAGWTTYASDYTVYMPRDLNKYKIFFALVGGLAFPLYFTMMLGAASAAAAVNYTPWADLYNSNGMGGVAYGILVTDSLHGFGQFCCVLLALSTISNNVPNMYTVALSVQAVWEPFAKVPRIVWTLLANGFTLAIAIPCCYYFATFMQYFMDAIGYYLSIYIAIGLSEHLIWRKNNYRSYIVEDWDNWSKLPIGIAGTSALIVGLFGVALGMVQSYWAGEIGRLIGEYGGDIGFELGLSWSFIVYNIVRPLELKYYGR; this comes from the coding sequence ATGTCTTCTTTAAATCAATATGAAATGGATATAGAAAAAAGACCGGAGAAATCAGAGGCTCATTATCTTAAGTCTCTCTCTTCAAAGAATTCAAACGAAGATCTGATACATCGTCATGTGCATTCTTTAACTGATGATGATTCATCATCTATTGAGATCGCCAACGATGTTTTCGAAACAAAATTGTCATGGTACAACCGATTCATCGGTGGTCTAAATGCTGAAACACACGGTATCGAACCTATTCCAGACGAGATGAGAAACGACACCTCATTATTGAACGCTGCATCAATGTGGTTCTCGGCTAATATGGTCTTACCAGCTTATGCGTTGGGTGCATTAGGTCCATTAGTCTTTGGTTTGAATTTTGGGACTTCAGTTTTGGTgattatattctttaatatgTTGGGTTTACTTTCGGTTGCATACTTTTCCTTATTCGGTATTGAGTTGGGTTTAAGACAAATGGTCTTGTCTCGTTATTTATTGGGAAACGTCACCGCTAGAATATTTGCTACTATTAACACCATTGCTTGTGTCGGTTGGGGGATTGTTAACACTGTCGCGGCTGCACAATTGTTAAACTTGGTTAATTCCGGTTCAGGTCACAATTTACCTTTATGGGCGGGTTGTCTATTGATCATCGCAATCACTTTAATCGTTACTTTCTTTGGTTACAAAGTCATTCACACTTACGAAAAATGGTCATGGGTTCCAAACTTCGCCATTTTCTTAGTTATCCTTGCGAGATTAGCCAGATCTGGTCATTTCGTTAACACCGAATGGGGTAGTGGTGCCACAGTTGCAGGTTCTGTTTTATCATTTGGTTGTTCTGTTTTTGGTTTTGCTGCAGGCTGGACTACTTATGCCTCTGATTACACTGTCTACATGCCAAGAGATTTGAACAAGTACAAGATTTTCTTCGCATTAGTTGGTGGTTTAGCTTTCCCATTGTATTTCACTATGATGTTAGGTGCAGCAAGTGCTGCTGCCGCCGTCAATTACACTCCATGGGCAGATTTATACAATTCTAACGGTATGGGTGGTGTTGCTTACGGTATCTTAGTCACTGATTCTTTGCATGGTTTTGGTCAATTCTGTTGTGTTTTGTTGGCTTTGTCCACTATCTCTAACAACGTTCCAAACATGTACACTGTTGCTTTATCTGTTCAAGCTGTTTGGGAACCATTTGCCAAAGTTCCAAGAATTGTATGGACGTTACTTGCTAATGGTTTCACTTTAGCTATTGCTATCCCATGTTGTTACTACTTCGCTACTTTCATGCAATACTTTATGGATGCGATTGGTTATTATCTATCGATTTACATTGCTATTGGTTTATCTGAACATTTGATATGGAGAAAGAATAATTACAGAAGCTATATTGTTGAGGATTGGGACAATTGGTCTAAGCTTCCTATTGGTATTGCTGGTACTTCTGCTCTAATCGTTGGTCTATTTGGCGTAGCTCTAGGTATGGTTCAATCTTATTGGGCTGGTGAAATCGGTAGATTAATCGGTGAATACGGTGGGGATATAGGTTTCGAATTGGGTTTAAGTTGGTCATTTATTGTTTACAATATAGTTAGACCATTGGAATTGAAATACTACGGACGTTAG
- the CEM1 gene encoding fatty acid synthase CEM1 (similar to Saccharomyces cerevisiae CEM1 (YER061C); ancestral locus Anc_7.242), which translates to MSKRVVVTGLGCITPLGTSVRQSWSNLLNSNSGITNIKNLPNYESAYKQFSKSIPDTVSVAPVQLDETQFKFLFTDQDNRRLAKFSKFATIATYEALQDADLLWKDAQISGNDNTIKIDESKCDLDHFGCVIGSGIVSIDELYNTSLQLNGNKKKYNPLFVPKILTNMAAGNVAIKFNLRGPCHSVSTACATGNNSIGDAYNFIRLGMQDICVAGASEASIHPLSLAGFIRAMSITTDGISRPFDKNRSGFVLGEGAGILVLESLESALKRNAKIYCEIKGYGISCDAYHITSPSPLGDGASRAIKMSVGNSVDSVDYVNAHATSTKLGDIAEVRAIGNSLKTYRKPNNRNLYVSSNKGAMGHLLGAAGAIESIFTIKTLQENIIPHTLNLEELDPELQEISNGIEFVVNKPKLSHSLQSAICNSFGFGGINTSLLFQKYI; encoded by the coding sequence ATGTCAAAACGGGTGGTAGTGACAGGGTTAGGTTGTATCACTCCACTGGGTACTTCAGTAAGACAATCATGGTCCAATCTACTTAATTCAAATTCGGgaataacaaatataaagaatttaCCAAATTACGAATCGGCGTATAAACAGTTTAGTAAAAGTATCCCAGATACCGTATCAGTAGCACCAGTGCAATTAGATGAGACTCAgtttaaatttttgtttactGATCAAGATAACAGAAGGTTAGCAAAATTCTCTAAGTTTGCAACAATTGCGACATATGAGGCTCTTCAAGACGCGGATTTGTTGTGGAAAGATGCTCAAATAAGTGGGAATGATAATACAATTAAGATAGACGAGTCTAAATGTGACTTAGACCATTTTGGGTGTGTAATTGGCTCAGGAATTGTATCGATTGACGAACTATATAACACTTCGTTACAACTCAAtggaaataaaaaaaaatacaatccATTGTTCGTGCCTAAAATATTGACAAATATGGCTGCAGGTAACGTTGCGATTAAATTCAATCTAAGAGGTCCTTGCCATTCAGTATCAACAGCATGTGCAACAGGAAATAACAGTATTGGTGATGCGTACAATTTCATAAGATTGGGAATGCAAGATATCTGTGTTGCTGGCGCTAGTGAGGCTTCTATACACCCATTGTCCCTTGCTGGTTTTATTCGAGCTATGAGCATAACAACAGATGGTATTTCAAGACCATTCGACAAAAACAGATCAGGATTTGTTTTGGGAGAAGGTGCGGGAATACTAGTTTTGGAGTCCTTAGAAAGTGCATTGAAGAGAAATGCTAAGATTTATTGCGAAATTAAAGGTTATGGGATTAGCTGTGATGCATATCATATAACGTCTCCTTCTCCGCTTGGTGATGGCGCTTCAAGAGCAATCAAAATGTCAGTTGGTAATTCCGTGGATAGTGTCGATTATGTAAATGCTCATGCCACCTCAACTAAATTGGGAGACATAGCCGAGGTAAGAGCTATTGGCAACTCCTTAAAAACATATAGAAAACCAAATAATAGAAATCTATATGTCTCTAGTAATAAAGGTGCCATGGGGCATTTATTAGGGGCAGCCGGAGCAATTGAAAGCATATTCACCATAAAAACTTtacaagaaaatataattccACATACTTTAAATCTTGAAGAACTTGATCCAGAACTTCAAGAGATCAGTAACGGTATAGAGTTTGTTGTTAACAAACCCAAACTTTCGCATAGTTTACAATCTGCGATATGTAATAGTTTTGGATTTGGAGGAATTAACACATCCTTACTCttccaaaaatatatatag